Proteins co-encoded in one Lacerta agilis isolate rLacAgi1 chromosome 6, rLacAgi1.pri, whole genome shotgun sequence genomic window:
- the FAM183A gene encoding protein FAM183A, whose protein sequence is MAGAARVPKEPLDPVSQNKIFCETVRKELRCQRLQTEYAMNPLMTVYTITRKPTSWHDNLEEPADAKFLKLIHHAALEPNKKYTEPQTESQEIGWFSTPLTSTNRNDKRLYFPSRSTEITRYMAAMWRLKEATKDKR, encoded by the exons ATGGCGGGAGCCGCGCGGGTCCCAAAGGAACCGTTGGACCCAGTAAGCCAGAACAAGATCTTCTGTGAGACGGTCCGGAAGGAGCTACGATGTCAGCGCCTGCAGACGGAATACGCGATGAACCCCCTGATGACGG TTTACACCATAACTCGAAAGCCTACCTCTTGGCATGATAACTTAGAGGAACCTGCAGATG CTAAGTTCCTGAAACTTATTCATCATGCTGCACTTGAACCAAACAAGAAATATACAGAACCACAAACAGAAAGCCAAGAAATCGGCTGGTTTTCCACACCTTTG ACCAGTACAAACCGGAATGACAAAAGGCTATACTTCCCAAGTCGGAGCACTGAAATCACCAGATACATGGCTGCTATGTGGCGCCTGAAGGAGGCAACAAAAGATAAGCGATAA